In one window of candidate division TA06 bacterium DNA:
- a CDS encoding V-type ATP synthase subunit D: MENVSPTRMNLLGRKAQVSLAKQGVDLLKKKRDALVTDFFVVVKNSLASREQLNQTSQQAVELLNLAVAFEGRQPLESSALPGRRDIRLNVSEKNVWGIKIPEVSAGSVVRDQFSRGYSPTAATYRSIKTTDSFEQIIDLLIVVAGSETRLKRLGSEIKKTTRRVNALEQVVIPRIYREMGYIKGVLEQREREDIFRLKMIKKKGEG, translated from the coding sequence ATGGAAAACGTATCACCTACTCGAATGAACCTGCTGGGCCGCAAGGCCCAGGTGTCCCTGGCCAAACAGGGGGTGGACCTGCTTAAAAAGAAGCGGGATGCCCTGGTGACCGACTTCTTCGTGGTGGTCAAGAATTCCCTGGCCTCACGGGAGCAGCTTAATCAGACCTCCCAGCAGGCGGTGGAACTGTTGAACCTGGCGGTGGCCTTTGAAGGCCGCCAGCCTTTGGAGTCATCGGCCCTGCCGGGCCGCCGCGACATCCGGCTCAATGTCTCGGAAAAGAACGTCTGGGGCATCAAGATCCCCGAGGTCTCGGCCGGCAGCGTGGTGCGCGACCAGTTCTCCCGGGGATACAGCCCCACCGCCGCCACCTACCGTTCAATCAAGACCACCGACAGTTTTGAACAGATAATAGATCTTTTGATAGTGGTGGCCGGCAGTGAGACCAGGCTTAAGCGGCTGGGCTCCGAGATCAAGAAGACCACCCGCAGGGTCAACGCCCTGGAACAGGTGGTGATCCCCAGGATATACCGGGAGATGGGCTACATCAAGGGTGTGCTGGAGCAAAGGGAGCGGGAGGACATCTTTCGGCTCAAGATGATCAAGAAAAAAGGCGAAGGATGA
- a CDS encoding GWxTD domain-containing protein, producing MRQTRIIILLLGLNASILWAMGARSSGLGQSFGLSQGAVRFYYQVTQFQAPDGIRAEISYSLPYDQVQFVAQGRQFKAAYSFSVIVMDAKGGQVAGDSWERSLSVEKYQELQKGNYLACDTFSLKVLPGKYKFLIICTDNNSERRGASEIKLEIKSFQPGSLYLSGLRFQKMQDEKLIPWPKRQYGDGNGDINLYYRIYSNQPESIKAGYSLLRFGSTVNSWVQNETLAAAGNELAVTKTIRADSLLTGSYVLILEVQQAGQEAAARESLFVRNSKFITAKDYREQIDQLEYISKGREMDSLRQAPPALRETLLLRFWQLRDPDTTTLVNEFRDEYYDRVNYANEHFGSVFKPGWKSDMGMVYIIFGLADEIERHPFELEYPAYEIWYYYSDGRRYVFMDRKGIGDYELIYPKRERVR from the coding sequence ATGAGACAAACAAGAATAATTATCCTGTTGCTCGGCTTGAATGCTTCGATCCTCTGGGCCATGGGAGCAAGATCATCTGGGCTTGGTCAGAGTTTTGGCCTCAGCCAGGGTGCGGTCAGGTTTTATTATCAGGTGACCCAGTTCCAGGCCCCGGATGGGATCCGGGCCGAAATATCATATTCCCTGCCTTACGATCAGGTACAATTCGTGGCCCAGGGCCGGCAATTCAAAGCGGCCTATAGTTTTTCGGTGATCGTGATGGATGCCAAAGGCGGCCAAGTAGCCGGCGATTCCTGGGAAAGGTCACTGTCGGTGGAAAAATATCAGGAACTGCAAAAGGGGAATTATCTGGCCTGTGATACTTTCAGCCTGAAGGTTCTTCCAGGGAAATATAAATTCCTTATAATCTGCACCGACAACAACTCTGAACGAAGGGGAGCGTCTGAGATAAAACTGGAGATCAAAAGTTTTCAACCAGGCAGCCTGTACTTAAGCGGCCTGCGGTTTCAAAAAATGCAGGATGAAAAATTGATCCCGTGGCCTAAAAGACAATACGGGGACGGCAACGGCGATATCAACCTATACTATCGGATTTATTCAAACCAGCCGGAATCTATAAAGGCCGGCTATAGCCTGCTGCGTTTTGGCTCCACCGTCAATTCCTGGGTTCAAAACGAAACCCTGGCTGCGGCGGGCAACGAACTGGCTGTGACAAAAACCATCCGGGCCGACAGCCTTTTAACCGGCAGTTATGTTCTGATACTTGAAGTTCAACAGGCCGGGCAGGAAGCGGCGGCCAGAGAATCACTTTTTGTCCGTAATTCAAAATTCATTACCGCCAAAGATTATCGGGAGCAGATCGACCAACTGGAATATATTTCCAAGGGCCGGGAGATGGATTCCCTGCGGCAGGCGCCACCGGCCTTAAGGGAAACCTTGCTGCTGCGTTTTTGGCAGTTGAGGGATCCTGATACTACCACACTGGTCAATGAATTTCGCGATGAATACTACGATCGCGTGAATTATGCCAACGAGCACTTTGGCTCGGTATTCAAGCCCGGATGGAAAAGCGATATGGGCATGGTCTATATTATTTTCGGGCTGGCCGATGAGATCGAAAGGCATCCTTTTGAGCTGGAATATCCGGCCTATGAAATATGGTACTACTACTCAGACGGACGCCGGTATGTATTCATGGATCGCAAGGGCATAGGCGACTACGAATTGATTTATCCAAAAAGGGAGAGAGTGCGATGA
- a CDS encoding GWxTD domain-containing protein — protein MNNQFKKQLVPTMALAMLLAVFSLAQGWPLFSDGTIKFWVDGTAFAGDGGRTWQEIYWSLPVKDFVIKQNAGQRTISYKTVIQLRDFSGKLFLNEDWISNLNVPTVQEIERRDLAIQDLIVANNLNPGDYSLKFMVSDLNGGNIGTLDREINVPFLNPGNPSISQIQVASDIYLDSAKTRFTKGKLQIKPHPSREFGEAYGNLYYYFEVYRPVLDTIGKGRFVQISLNSTSQPVINNIANNDITERNGQIIQTGGVNLDSFPDGLYILKARLKDGAGKLLAYSQAGIKINRKSLTEITGVGDKLEEEIQALLKEGGEYFYEIGYIAASREVEQLKKLDESGKKEFLRRFWNSRDADPATPENEALLEHARRYKSADIKFGEKNRGGMKGSLTDRGRLYIKYGIPNEVESKTMQGQFRPVEIWRYYNGNKFVFVDKSSFGRFQLMYSKSKDERTDPTWGKYISPDVIQNEDLK, from the coding sequence ATGAACAATCAGTTTAAAAAACAACTGGTTCCGACGATGGCCCTGGCAATGCTTTTGGCAGTGTTTTCCCTGGCCCAGGGCTGGCCGCTTTTCTCCGACGGCACCATAAAGTTCTGGGTGGACGGGACTGCCTTTGCCGGAGACGGCGGGCGAACCTGGCAGGAGATTTACTGGAGCCTGCCGGTTAAAGATTTCGTGATTAAACAAAATGCCGGACAAAGAACAATCAGCTATAAGACAGTGATCCAACTTCGGGATTTCAGTGGCAAGCTTTTTCTCAATGAGGATTGGATTTCCAATCTTAATGTGCCAACGGTTCAGGAAATCGAGCGCCGGGATCTGGCAATTCAAGACCTGATTGTGGCGAATAATTTGAATCCCGGGGATTATTCTCTTAAATTTATGGTCAGTGACCTGAACGGAGGGAACATTGGAACCCTGGACCGGGAGATCAACGTCCCTTTTTTAAACCCGGGGAATCCATCCATCAGCCAAATCCAGGTGGCTTCGGACATTTATCTGGATTCCGCAAAAACCAGGTTCACCAAGGGTAAACTTCAGATCAAACCGCATCCTTCCCGGGAATTCGGCGAAGCCTACGGGAATTTGTATTATTACTTTGAAGTATACCGCCCGGTTTTAGATACTATTGGCAAAGGCAGATTCGTCCAAATCTCCTTGAACTCCACTTCCCAGCCGGTGATCAATAATATCGCCAATAACGACATTACTGAACGGAACGGACAGATAATTCAGACCGGTGGCGTTAATCTTGACAGCTTTCCCGACGGTTTGTATATCCTGAAAGCCCGACTAAAGGACGGAGCCGGAAAATTACTGGCCTATTCCCAGGCCGGAATTAAAATCAACCGAAAATCCCTGACAGAGATAACCGGGGTCGGGGATAAATTAGAGGAGGAAATACAGGCACTGCTGAAGGAAGGCGGAGAATATTTTTACGAAATAGGCTATATAGCTGCCTCCCGGGAGGTCGAACAACTGAAGAAGCTGGATGAAAGCGGAAAGAAAGAATTTTTGCGGAGGTTTTGGAACTCCCGCGACGCTGATCCGGCCACCCCCGAGAATGAAGCTCTGCTGGAGCACGCCCGGCGTTATAAATCCGCCGATATAAAGTTCGGAGAGAAAAATCGCGGGGGGATGAAGGGAAGCCTGACCGACCGGGGTCGGCTTTATATCAAATACGGCATACCTAACGAGGTTGAAAGCAAGACCATGCAGGGACAATTCCGCCCGGTTGAGATCTGGCGCTATTACAACGGGAATAAATTCGTTTTTGTCGACAAATCAAGTTTTGGCAGGTTCCAATTGATGTATTCAAAGTCCAAGGATGAGCGAACCGATCCCACCTGGGGTAAATATATTAGTCCCGATGTGATCCAAAATGAAGATCTAAAATAA
- a CDS encoding TlpA family protein disulfide reductase has translation MKKLIFTLSIMVITALPARTEPAPEFTLPDASGQAFALSRQKGKIVLLSFWAGYCKPCLAEMPMLENLRKTYGDSGLMVAGICIDTKRSQAKAREIAVKQRVSYPILYDLGQKAMMLYKVGPLPSTFLIDKRGNIRYHFEGFTEKTKAELAQKIKLLLAELKAPPVVYFTGIECKGKAAGLKGQADSVALASIPEKYKKLTFDNGSPAEADYA, from the coding sequence ATGAAAAAACTTATTTTTACATTGTCAATTATGGTCATTACGGCATTGCCCGCCAGAACTGAGCCTGCCCCGGAATTTACCCTGCCGGATGCAAGCGGCCAGGCCTTTGCTCTAAGCCGGCAGAAGGGCAAGATTGTGTTGCTTTCGTTTTGGGCCGGCTATTGCAAACCGTGCCTAGCCGAGATGCCCATGCTGGAAAATCTCAGGAAAACCTACGGCGACAGCGGGCTGATGGTAGCCGGCATCTGCATAGATACCAAGCGCAGCCAGGCCAAAGCCAGAGAAATAGCCGTTAAGCAGCGGGTCAGCTATCCGATATTATACGATTTGGGCCAGAAGGCGATGATGCTTTATAAGGTCGGCCCGTTGCCTTCAACATTTTTGATAGACAAAAGAGGGAATATCCGTTATCATTTTGAGGGGTTTACCGAAAAAACCAAAGCGGAGCTGGCCCAAAAAATAAAACTGTTGCTGGCCGAGCTTAAAGCCCCGCCGGTCGTCTATTTTACCGGAATAGAATGCAAGGGCAAAGCGGCCGGGCTTAAAGGGCAGGCCGACAGCGTAGCGCTGGCAAGCATTCCCGAAAAGTATAAAAAACTTACCTTTGATAACGGCTCGCCGGCCGAGGCCGATTACGCTTAA